The genome window TATGTCTAATTATTTGTTGACAGATCAAACTAAATTAACAGTGAATACATACGGGATACCAGAGCCTGATGAAAACGGTATAGCTGTAGACGAAAAAAGCATCGATGTGGTATTTGTTCCATTAGTAGCTGCAGATAGATTTGGCAATCGCATAGGCTATGGAAAAGGCTTTTATGACCGATTTTTAAAGAAGTGTAGACCAGATGTTTTGAAGATAGGATTGTCTTTTTTTACCCCATTAGAGACTAAAATAGATACTAATAGTAATGATATTGGGATGGATTACATTATACATAGGCAAGAGATTCTCAAAGTAATTTAAAGCTTGATTTCCTATTTATGAAGTGAAAAGGCCATCAGCGGTAATTCTTAAATTATTTTCACCTATATTACCCCAACCTTGTTAGTTTCTAGCAATATTATTTAAACGTTTTCCCCTAAAACGATGAAAATTCCCCCTAAAAAAAGCTTGCAGCAAAAGCTGCAAGACAAAGAGTACTTCTTAAAAGAAACAGCCCTAATGACCCAAACAGGTTCTTATAGTGGAAACTTTAAAACAGGTTTCTGCTTTATGGACGAGATAGGAAGAAAGGTTCTTAATATTCCAAATGATTTTCAATTAAATTTTGAGTCTGCCTTAACCTTATTTGTGGATTATAAACAAACGGTTAAGAAGTTTAAAAATAGTCTAGAAGGATTTAGCTTCGAGCAGGATGTTGAAATGA of Nonlabens sp. Ci31 contains these proteins:
- a CDS encoding 5-formyltetrahydrofolate cyclo-ligase is translated as MDSKLALRKEYVQRRQALTLDQVEEYSLQIANKALEIDIWSHSNYHIFLPIEKQKEINTEYLLHILQGKDKNVVISRSNFKNFSMSNYLLTDQTKLTVNTYGIPEPDENGIAVDEKSIDVVFVPLVAADRFGNRIGYGKGFYDRFLKKCRPDVLKIGLSFFTPLETKIDTNSNDIGMDYIIHRQEILKVI